One segment of Clavelina lepadiformis chromosome 2, kaClaLepa1.1, whole genome shotgun sequence DNA contains the following:
- the LOC143447345 gene encoding A disintegrin and metalloproteinase with thrombospondin motifs 7-like isoform X2 — translation MDGSIRPVWKLFRPTFLFVLHFLVYSAIILLTTASSVDHVAEKHVYSSSSHKTNQKAQSYLKEISSILEHSSSQTSSQLDYIVTYPARVDHQRNFLSHKVSFFPQESNPRRKRDLSDDEDQKNIFITVNMGRKEVTLNLTENTRIVHPNFVVERLRPEEDEEARFDGSPPHRSSIKLGTSWPCHFRGYVIDHPNSSVALSTCNGLTGLIRLDEGDYFIEPMVKSYDDAGFNKKQAHKVYKRDASRQQKAEEKSSQSDADKEVDLEPENSFVSEALHRRSRHKTDDFRHHDGRMNGLSKLFDINSQAENTTSQHFPAEFCGVKDTRRQYERDLRARKSWEKRRKQRAPIRLSEKQRKKRSLSLEHWVEMMVVVDRKMVEYYELYHEEEVERYVLTIVNMVSGLFHDWSIGNSLHITLIRLILLEGDERSIVISQHAEKTLESFCRWAKRMNPRSDNHANHHDVAVLLTRKNICSNSNTSCETLGLAHVAGMCQSHRSCNVNQDTGLSLAFTVAHELGHNFAMHHDGQLNECEPDNHKPRVMSPHLTSNNLPMRWSRCSRRYITRFLDRNWGFCLMDMPSVEHDQFNFPKHLPGVLYNADHQCRLMFGPRSKHCKGIDDICNRLWCVYQGTCRSRLHAAVAGTKCGKGRWCYGGKCVPFGRSSKSSNGGWGPWTKWSRCSRTCGVGISYSARYCNRPVPRNGGRYCLGERRRYRTCNTWKCPKSNTTLTFREQQCAEFNNVLYRNHSYSWLAVESAIYPCELHCYTNSSKTPFADRLRDKVVDGTKCFTKNHAKDICVDGICKRLGCDLKIDSMAREDKCGVCRGDGSTCTEIESSFDVKRGNEYEQVGLLPMGARNIKVVETRPSLNYLALKSPVDNDYYLNGNYTIQWDFMFELAGTTFTYQRINKTLDNITAEGPLTHDLMVMVLFLEDNPGINISYVMPNNVTAVLLTNDDPPQFQWMRHPWSSCSRTCGKGIQISKAICVEKKAGIVEEDFCSPNSRPGDRRRICVNPRCPAEWLTGPWLPCSVTCGGGIGRQKRTVLCIRSINDIEQIVLNRTKCSKLRQPKRTRSCLASSQLPCPVWRAGPWGQCSQTCGSGIQNRIVNCVTYVINDVISLGDEDMDSRGENYHVEPAMVDAGDPSSNRSHIPGPNELVTLNKITILQRRKEQNLLESVDFDIESDDACVEITRPHDKEPCNLGECSEIKPADHTILPSYFENLENAFDMDFSPDTDPVVVTKEILNQNEGNHTDLLDVENTTNIATEITLQNVTFKEDDLLENTNALSNFAPSRTWSFISANETRTHHLQTEVYQHFNDGGSGKGLLEDDIHLINGNIKTSTTSTTTTSTTTTSVTSTSTESTSPTIPPKWLIGLWGQCSTTCGVGARIRNVICSAGPERCDDTARPAPAQRCNLKPCARWQYGGWSKCSRPCGSGLKRLKVHCRDSRTDELLRPYHCSSSPKLPVVNKTCNARQCLPWKTSRWSQCNVTCGTGMQRRRIACSRRGWCNPNFKPAHIKNCMPRKCVEWRTSAWSRCSVNCGNGQKRRVVECIEKETDKRSDACDSLLIPKDVQKCNEEPCRVTDFDFSSCTGDRLKTKFCRVLRTWGKCVQPSLAIQCCATCKTFLNVRRHDKIS, via the exons ATGGATGGTTCTATTAGGCCGGTCTGGAAACTTTTTCGGCCAACGTTCCTTTTTGTATTGCATTTTCTGGTATATTCCGCTATAATTTTATTGACTACAGCATCTTCTGTGGACCACGTCGCAGAGAAACATGTTTATTCATCTTCATCTCACAAAACTAACCAAAAAGCGCAAAGTTATTTGAAAG AAATATCGTCGATTCTTGAGCATTCTTCTAGCCAAACATCTTCACAACTTGATTACATCGTTACTTATCCTGCACGCGTTGATCatcaaagaaattttctttcacACAAAGTGAGCTTTTTCCCGCAAGAATCAAACCCTCGCCGTAAACGCGACCTTAGTGACGACGAAgaccaaaaaaatattttcatcacTGTAAACATGGGTCGCAAAGAAGTTACCCTAAATTTGACTGAAAACACTAGAATAGTTCATCCTAATTTTGTCGTGGAACGTTTACGCCCCGAGGAAGATGAAGAAGCTAGATTTGACGGCTCTCCTCCTCATCGATCTTCTATCAAGCTGGGCACAAGCTGGCCTTGTCATTTTCGAGGTTACGTCATCGATCATCCTAATTCATCCGTCGCTTTGTCCACGTGCAATGGTCTA ACGGGATTGATTCGACTTGATGAAGGGGATTACTTTATTGAACCAATGGTTAAGTCTTATGACGATGCGGGCTTCAACAAAAAGCAAGCACACAAGGTTTATAAACGCGATGCTTCGCGTCAGCAAAAAGCGGAGGAAAAGTCATCCCAATCGGATGCTGATAAGGAAGTTGATCTAGAGCCGGAGAATAGTTTTGTAAGTGAAGCACTTCACCGAAGAAGCAGACATAAAACAG ACGATTTTCGTCACCACGATGGACGCATGAATGGCCTTTCCAAGCTGTTTGACATTAACTCACAGGCGGAAAATACGACATCGCAACACTTTCCAGCGGAATTTTGTGGTGTTAAAG ACACAAGACGTCAATACGAGCGCGATTTGAGGGCAAGAAAATCGTGGGAAAAGCGGAGAAAACAGCGCGCTCCGATCCGTTTGTCAGAGAAACAAAGGAAGAAGCGATCGCTCAGCTTGGAGCATTGGGTCGAGATGATGGTTGTGGTTGACAGGAAGATGGTCGAGTATTACGAGCTTTATCACGAGGAGGAGGTGGAGAGATACGTGCTCACTATTGTAAACATG GTCTCAGGGTTGTTTCATGACTGGAGTATCGGCAATTCTTTGCATATCACGCTCATCAGGCTAATCTTACTGGAAGGCGACGAG AGAAGCATCGTCATAAGTCAACATGCTGAAAAAACTCTAGAAAGCTTTTGTAGATGGGCGAAGAGAATGAACCCGAGAAGCGACAACCACGCCAACCATCACGACGTCGCAGTTCTTCTGACAAg aaaaaatatttgcagcaATTCGAATACGTCTTGCGAAACACTCGGTCTAGCCCACGTGGCAGGAATGTGCCAATCCCATCGAAGCTGCAATGTCAATCAGGATACTGGACTCTCGCTTGCTTTCACAGTTGCTCACGAGTTAGGCCACAA TTTTGCAATGCATCATGATGGTCAGCTTAACGAATGTGAACCCGATAATCATAAACCACGTGTCATGTCGCCCCATTTGACATCAAACAACCTGCCGATGCGATGGAGCCGCTGCAGTCGTCGTTACATCACAAGATTTCTGga cCGAAATTGGGGTTTCTGCTTGATGGACATGCCATCGGTTGAACACGATCAATTTAACTTTCCCAAACATCTGCCTGGTGTTCTATACAACGCTGACCATCAATGCCGATTGATGTTTGGTCCTAGATCAAAACATTGCAAAGGAATTGAC GACATTTGCAACCGACTATGGTGTGTCTACCAAGGGACTTGCAGGTCTCGTTTACATGCTGCCGTAGCAGGGACCAAATGCGGCAAAGGACGG TGGTGCTATGGCGGCAAGTGCGTCCCGTTTGGAAGAAGTTCTAAATCGTCTAATGGGGGATGGGGGCCATGGACAAAGTGGAGTCGATGCTCCCGGACGTGTGGGGTTGGAATCTCATATTCTGCCAGATATTGTAATCGCCCTGTGCCCAGGAATGGGGGTCGATATTGCCTGGGTGAACGTCGGCGCTACAGAACATGCAACACCTGG AAATGCCCAAAATCTAATACTACCCTGACCTTTCGTGAACAGCAATGCGCAGAGTTTAACAACGTGCTCTACCGCAATCACAGTTACAGCTGGCTTGCGGTGGAAAGTGCAA tttatcCTTGCGAGCTTCACTGCTACACGAACAGCAGTAAAACACCGTTTGCAGACAGGCTGCGTGACAAGGTTGTGGATGGAACGAAATGCTTCACAAAAAATCACGCAAAGGATATATGCGTGGATGGAATTTGCAAA AGACTTGGCTGTGACCTGAAAATTGATTCAATGGCAAGGGAAGACAAATGCGGTGTTTGCAGAGGAGATGGGTCAACCTGCACTGAAATTGAAAGCTCGTTTGATGTAAAAAGGGGGAATG AATACGAACAGGTTGGATTGTTACCAATGGGTGCACGGAATATAAAAGTAGTGGAAACAAGGCCTTCCCTAAATTATTTGGCATTGAAAAGTCCAGTGGATAATGATTATTACCTAAATGGCAACTACACGATACAG TGGGATTTTATGTTCGAGCTTGCTGGTACCACGTTTACATACCAAAGGATCAACAAAACGTTGGACAACATTACCGCTGAGGGTCCACTTACTCATGATCTTATGGTTATG GTTCTCTTTTTGGAAGACAACCCGGGTATTAACATATCTTACGTCATGCCTAACAACGTCACCGCAGTGCTGCTTACAAATGATGATCCGCCCCAGTTCCAGTGGATGAGACACCCATGGTCGTCATGTTCCAGAACTTGCGGCAAAG GAATCCAAATATCAAAGGCGATTTGCGTTGAAAAGAAAGCTGGAATTGTTGAAGAGGATTTTTGTAGTCCAAATTCTCGACCAGGCGACAGACGTCGGATCTGTGTCAATCCGCGATGCCCGGCTGA GTGGTTAACTGGACCGTGGCTTCCTTGCTCCGTGACATGTGGAGGTGGAATTGGTCGTCAGAAGAGAACCGTTCTGTGCATCAGGAGCATCAATGATATAGAGCAGATCGTCTTGAACCGAACTAAATGTTCCAAACTGAGGCAACCGAAGCGTACCCGTTCTTGTCTGGCCTCGAGTCAACTTCCATGCCCAGTCTGGAGAGCAGGTCCTTGGGGACAG TGCTCACAAACCTGCGGCAGTGGCATTCAAAACCGCATAGTTAACTGTGTCACGTATGTCATAAACGACGTAATTTCACTTGGTGATGAAGACATGGATTCTCGTGGTGAAAATTACCATGTTGAACCTGCCATGGTGGATGCTGGGGATCCGTCCAGCAATCGCAGTCATATACCAGGTCCGAATGAACTGgtaactttaaacaaaatcacCATCTTACAACGTCGCAAGGAACAGAACCTACTGGAAAGCGTTGATTTTGATATTGAAAGTGATGACGCTTGCGTAGAAATAACTCGTCCACACGACAAAGAACCTTGCAACTTGGGAGAATGTTCAGAAATTAAGCCAGCAGATCATACCATCTTGCCAAG ttattttGAAAACCTGGAGAATGCTTTTGACATGGATTTCTCGCCGGATACAGATCCGGTAGTTGTCACCAAAGAAATACTTAATCAGAATGAAG GCAATCATACTGACCTCCTAGATGTCGAGAATACGACTAACATTGCCACTGAAATAACTCTTCAAAACGTTACTTTTAAAGAAGATGACTTATTGGAAAATACGAATGCACTTTCAAACTTTGCGCCGAGTAGAACCTGGTCATTTATAAGCGCCAACGAAACCCGTACCCATCATCTTCAGACTGAGGTCTATCAACATTTCAATGACGGAGGTAGCGGTAAAGGCCTACTCGAAGACGACATCCATTTAATTAATGGAAATATTAAGACGAGCACCACCTCCACAACAACCACAAGCACCACAACCACCTCAGTGACGTCAACATCCACCGAATCTACAAGTCCTACGATACCACCCAAGTGGTTGATCGGACTGTGGGGCCAA TGTTCAACTACGTGTGGTGTTGGAGCTAGAATTCGAAATGTCATCTGCAGTGCTGGTCCTGAAAGATGTGACGATACTGCTCGGCCTGCCCCAGCTCAAAGATGTAACTTGAAACCTTGTGCGAGATGGCAGTATGGTGGATGGTCAAAG TGCTCAAGACCTTGTGGAAGTGGTCTGAAGCGTCTGAAAGTTCACTGCAGGGACAGCAGAACTGATGAGCTACTGCGACCGTATCATTGCTCATCGTCACCAAAATTACCCGTAGTTAATAAGACTTGTAATGCAAGGCAATGCCTTCCATGGAAAACGTCGAGATGGAGCCAG TGCAACGTCACTTGTGGGACAGGAATGCAGCGCAGAAGGATTGCTTGTTCTCGAAGAGGCTGGTGTAATCCAAACTTTAAACCAGCTCACATTAAAAACTGCATGCCACGAAAGTGTGTTGAATGGCGGACTTCTGCGTGGTCAAGg TGTTCGGTCAACTGCGGTAATGGTCAAAAGCGACGTGTAGTTGAATGTATAGAAAAGGAAACGGACAAACGTAGTGACGCCTGCGACTCCTTGTTAATACCAAAAGATGTGCAAAAATGCAATGAAGAGCCGTGTCGTGTTACTGATTTCG ATTTCAGTTCATGCACTGGAGACAGATTGAAAACCAAATTTTGCAGGGTTCTTAGAACTTGGGGAAAATGCGTGCAACCCTCTCTCGCCATCCAGTGTTGTGCCACTTGTAAGACGTTTTTGAACGTCCGAAGGCATGACAAAATTTCGTAA
- the LOC143447345 gene encoding A disintegrin and metalloproteinase with thrombospondin motifs 7-like isoform X1 produces the protein MDGSIRPVWKLFRPTFLFVLHFLVYSAIILLTTASSVDHVAEKHVYSSSSHKTNQKAQSYLKEISSILEHSSSQTSSQLDYIVTYPARVDHQRNFLSHKVSFFPQESNPRRKRDLSDDEDQKNIFITVNMGRKEVTLNLTENTRIVHPNFVVERLRPEEDEEARFDGSPPHRSSIKLGTSWPCHFRGYVIDHPNSSVALSTCNGLTGLIRLDEGDYFIEPMVKSYDDAGFNKKQAHKVYKRDASRQQKAEEKSSQSDADKEVDLEPENSFVSEALHRRSRHKTDDFRHHDGRMNGLSKLFDINSQAENTTSQHFPAEFCGVKDTRRQYERDLRARKSWEKRRKQRAPIRLSEKQRKKRSLSLEHWVEMMVVVDRKMVEYYELYHEEEVERYVLTIVNMVSGLFHDWSIGNSLHITLIRLILLEGDERSIVISQHAEKTLESFCRWAKRMNPRSDNHANHHDVAVLLTRKNICSNSNTSCETLGLAHVAGMCQSHRSCNVNQDTGLSLAFTVAHELGHNFAMHHDGQLNECEPDNHKPRVMSPHLTSNNLPMRWSRCSRRYITRFLDRNWGFCLMDMPSVEHDQFNFPKHLPGVLYNADHQCRLMFGPRSKHCKGIDDICNRLWCVYQGTCRSRLHAAVAGTKCGKGRWCYGGKCVPFGRSSKSSNGGWGPWTKWSRCSRTCGVGISYSARYCNRPVPRNGGRYCLGERRRYRTCNTWKCPKSNTTLTFREQQCAEFNNVLYRNHSYSWLAVESAIYPCELHCYTNSSKTPFADRLRDKVVDGTKCFTKNHAKDICVDGICKRLGCDLKIDSMAREDKCGVCRGDGSTCTEIESSFDVKRGNEYEQVGLLPMGARNIKVVETRPSLNYLALKSPVDNDYYLNGNYTIQWDFMFELAGTTFTYQRINKTLDNITAEGPLTHDLMVMVLFLEDNPGINISYVMPNNVTAVLLTNDDPPQFQWMRHPWSSCSRTCGKGIQISKAICVEKKAGIVEEDFCSPNSRPGDRRRICVNPRCPAEWLTGPWLPCSVTCGGGIGRQKRTVLCIRSINDIEQIVLNRTKCSKLRQPKRTRSCLASSQLPCPVWRAGPWGQCSQTCGSGIQNRIVNCVTYVINDVISLGDEDMDSRGENYHVEPAMVDAGDPSSNRSHIPGPNELVTLNKITILQRRKEQNLLESVDFDIESDDACVEITRPHDKEPCNLGECSEIKPADHTILPSYFENLENAFDMDFSPDTDPVVVTKEILNQNEGANVFEDFDIPPDLGRSNNNHIESDSSAIPGNHTDLLDVENTTNIATEITLQNVTFKEDDLLENTNALSNFAPSRTWSFISANETRTHHLQTEVYQHFNDGGSGKGLLEDDIHLINGNIKTSTTSTTTTSTTTTSVTSTSTESTSPTIPPKWLIGLWGQCSTTCGVGARIRNVICSAGPERCDDTARPAPAQRCNLKPCARWQYGGWSKCSRPCGSGLKRLKVHCRDSRTDELLRPYHCSSSPKLPVVNKTCNARQCLPWKTSRWSQCNVTCGTGMQRRRIACSRRGWCNPNFKPAHIKNCMPRKCVEWRTSAWSRCSVNCGNGQKRRVVECIEKETDKRSDACDSLLIPKDVQKCNEEPCRVTDFDFSSCTGDRLKTKFCRVLRTWGKCVQPSLAIQCCATCKTFLNVRRHDKIS, from the exons ATGGATGGTTCTATTAGGCCGGTCTGGAAACTTTTTCGGCCAACGTTCCTTTTTGTATTGCATTTTCTGGTATATTCCGCTATAATTTTATTGACTACAGCATCTTCTGTGGACCACGTCGCAGAGAAACATGTTTATTCATCTTCATCTCACAAAACTAACCAAAAAGCGCAAAGTTATTTGAAAG AAATATCGTCGATTCTTGAGCATTCTTCTAGCCAAACATCTTCACAACTTGATTACATCGTTACTTATCCTGCACGCGTTGATCatcaaagaaattttctttcacACAAAGTGAGCTTTTTCCCGCAAGAATCAAACCCTCGCCGTAAACGCGACCTTAGTGACGACGAAgaccaaaaaaatattttcatcacTGTAAACATGGGTCGCAAAGAAGTTACCCTAAATTTGACTGAAAACACTAGAATAGTTCATCCTAATTTTGTCGTGGAACGTTTACGCCCCGAGGAAGATGAAGAAGCTAGATTTGACGGCTCTCCTCCTCATCGATCTTCTATCAAGCTGGGCACAAGCTGGCCTTGTCATTTTCGAGGTTACGTCATCGATCATCCTAATTCATCCGTCGCTTTGTCCACGTGCAATGGTCTA ACGGGATTGATTCGACTTGATGAAGGGGATTACTTTATTGAACCAATGGTTAAGTCTTATGACGATGCGGGCTTCAACAAAAAGCAAGCACACAAGGTTTATAAACGCGATGCTTCGCGTCAGCAAAAAGCGGAGGAAAAGTCATCCCAATCGGATGCTGATAAGGAAGTTGATCTAGAGCCGGAGAATAGTTTTGTAAGTGAAGCACTTCACCGAAGAAGCAGACATAAAACAG ACGATTTTCGTCACCACGATGGACGCATGAATGGCCTTTCCAAGCTGTTTGACATTAACTCACAGGCGGAAAATACGACATCGCAACACTTTCCAGCGGAATTTTGTGGTGTTAAAG ACACAAGACGTCAATACGAGCGCGATTTGAGGGCAAGAAAATCGTGGGAAAAGCGGAGAAAACAGCGCGCTCCGATCCGTTTGTCAGAGAAACAAAGGAAGAAGCGATCGCTCAGCTTGGAGCATTGGGTCGAGATGATGGTTGTGGTTGACAGGAAGATGGTCGAGTATTACGAGCTTTATCACGAGGAGGAGGTGGAGAGATACGTGCTCACTATTGTAAACATG GTCTCAGGGTTGTTTCATGACTGGAGTATCGGCAATTCTTTGCATATCACGCTCATCAGGCTAATCTTACTGGAAGGCGACGAG AGAAGCATCGTCATAAGTCAACATGCTGAAAAAACTCTAGAAAGCTTTTGTAGATGGGCGAAGAGAATGAACCCGAGAAGCGACAACCACGCCAACCATCACGACGTCGCAGTTCTTCTGACAAg aaaaaatatttgcagcaATTCGAATACGTCTTGCGAAACACTCGGTCTAGCCCACGTGGCAGGAATGTGCCAATCCCATCGAAGCTGCAATGTCAATCAGGATACTGGACTCTCGCTTGCTTTCACAGTTGCTCACGAGTTAGGCCACAA TTTTGCAATGCATCATGATGGTCAGCTTAACGAATGTGAACCCGATAATCATAAACCACGTGTCATGTCGCCCCATTTGACATCAAACAACCTGCCGATGCGATGGAGCCGCTGCAGTCGTCGTTACATCACAAGATTTCTGga cCGAAATTGGGGTTTCTGCTTGATGGACATGCCATCGGTTGAACACGATCAATTTAACTTTCCCAAACATCTGCCTGGTGTTCTATACAACGCTGACCATCAATGCCGATTGATGTTTGGTCCTAGATCAAAACATTGCAAAGGAATTGAC GACATTTGCAACCGACTATGGTGTGTCTACCAAGGGACTTGCAGGTCTCGTTTACATGCTGCCGTAGCAGGGACCAAATGCGGCAAAGGACGG TGGTGCTATGGCGGCAAGTGCGTCCCGTTTGGAAGAAGTTCTAAATCGTCTAATGGGGGATGGGGGCCATGGACAAAGTGGAGTCGATGCTCCCGGACGTGTGGGGTTGGAATCTCATATTCTGCCAGATATTGTAATCGCCCTGTGCCCAGGAATGGGGGTCGATATTGCCTGGGTGAACGTCGGCGCTACAGAACATGCAACACCTGG AAATGCCCAAAATCTAATACTACCCTGACCTTTCGTGAACAGCAATGCGCAGAGTTTAACAACGTGCTCTACCGCAATCACAGTTACAGCTGGCTTGCGGTGGAAAGTGCAA tttatcCTTGCGAGCTTCACTGCTACACGAACAGCAGTAAAACACCGTTTGCAGACAGGCTGCGTGACAAGGTTGTGGATGGAACGAAATGCTTCACAAAAAATCACGCAAAGGATATATGCGTGGATGGAATTTGCAAA AGACTTGGCTGTGACCTGAAAATTGATTCAATGGCAAGGGAAGACAAATGCGGTGTTTGCAGAGGAGATGGGTCAACCTGCACTGAAATTGAAAGCTCGTTTGATGTAAAAAGGGGGAATG AATACGAACAGGTTGGATTGTTACCAATGGGTGCACGGAATATAAAAGTAGTGGAAACAAGGCCTTCCCTAAATTATTTGGCATTGAAAAGTCCAGTGGATAATGATTATTACCTAAATGGCAACTACACGATACAG TGGGATTTTATGTTCGAGCTTGCTGGTACCACGTTTACATACCAAAGGATCAACAAAACGTTGGACAACATTACCGCTGAGGGTCCACTTACTCATGATCTTATGGTTATG GTTCTCTTTTTGGAAGACAACCCGGGTATTAACATATCTTACGTCATGCCTAACAACGTCACCGCAGTGCTGCTTACAAATGATGATCCGCCCCAGTTCCAGTGGATGAGACACCCATGGTCGTCATGTTCCAGAACTTGCGGCAAAG GAATCCAAATATCAAAGGCGATTTGCGTTGAAAAGAAAGCTGGAATTGTTGAAGAGGATTTTTGTAGTCCAAATTCTCGACCAGGCGACAGACGTCGGATCTGTGTCAATCCGCGATGCCCGGCTGA GTGGTTAACTGGACCGTGGCTTCCTTGCTCCGTGACATGTGGAGGTGGAATTGGTCGTCAGAAGAGAACCGTTCTGTGCATCAGGAGCATCAATGATATAGAGCAGATCGTCTTGAACCGAACTAAATGTTCCAAACTGAGGCAACCGAAGCGTACCCGTTCTTGTCTGGCCTCGAGTCAACTTCCATGCCCAGTCTGGAGAGCAGGTCCTTGGGGACAG TGCTCACAAACCTGCGGCAGTGGCATTCAAAACCGCATAGTTAACTGTGTCACGTATGTCATAAACGACGTAATTTCACTTGGTGATGAAGACATGGATTCTCGTGGTGAAAATTACCATGTTGAACCTGCCATGGTGGATGCTGGGGATCCGTCCAGCAATCGCAGTCATATACCAGGTCCGAATGAACTGgtaactttaaacaaaatcacCATCTTACAACGTCGCAAGGAACAGAACCTACTGGAAAGCGTTGATTTTGATATTGAAAGTGATGACGCTTGCGTAGAAATAACTCGTCCACACGACAAAGAACCTTGCAACTTGGGAGAATGTTCAGAAATTAAGCCAGCAGATCATACCATCTTGCCAAG ttattttGAAAACCTGGAGAATGCTTTTGACATGGATTTCTCGCCGGATACAGATCCGGTAGTTGTCACCAAAGAAATACTTAATCAGAATGAAGGTGCAAACGTGTTTGAAGATTTTGATATTCCGCCTGATTTAGGAAGGTCAAACAATAATCACATAGAATCTGATTCATCCGCTATTCCAGGCAATCATACTGACCTCCTAGATGTCGAGAATACGACTAACATTGCCACTGAAATAACTCTTCAAAACGTTACTTTTAAAGAAGATGACTTATTGGAAAATACGAATGCACTTTCAAACTTTGCGCCGAGTAGAACCTGGTCATTTATAAGCGCCAACGAAACCCGTACCCATCATCTTCAGACTGAGGTCTATCAACATTTCAATGACGGAGGTAGCGGTAAAGGCCTACTCGAAGACGACATCCATTTAATTAATGGAAATATTAAGACGAGCACCACCTCCACAACAACCACAAGCACCACAACCACCTCAGTGACGTCAACATCCACCGAATCTACAAGTCCTACGATACCACCCAAGTGGTTGATCGGACTGTGGGGCCAA TGTTCAACTACGTGTGGTGTTGGAGCTAGAATTCGAAATGTCATCTGCAGTGCTGGTCCTGAAAGATGTGACGATACTGCTCGGCCTGCCCCAGCTCAAAGATGTAACTTGAAACCTTGTGCGAGATGGCAGTATGGTGGATGGTCAAAG TGCTCAAGACCTTGTGGAAGTGGTCTGAAGCGTCTGAAAGTTCACTGCAGGGACAGCAGAACTGATGAGCTACTGCGACCGTATCATTGCTCATCGTCACCAAAATTACCCGTAGTTAATAAGACTTGTAATGCAAGGCAATGCCTTCCATGGAAAACGTCGAGATGGAGCCAG TGCAACGTCACTTGTGGGACAGGAATGCAGCGCAGAAGGATTGCTTGTTCTCGAAGAGGCTGGTGTAATCCAAACTTTAAACCAGCTCACATTAAAAACTGCATGCCACGAAAGTGTGTTGAATGGCGGACTTCTGCGTGGTCAAGg TGTTCGGTCAACTGCGGTAATGGTCAAAAGCGACGTGTAGTTGAATGTATAGAAAAGGAAACGGACAAACGTAGTGACGCCTGCGACTCCTTGTTAATACCAAAAGATGTGCAAAAATGCAATGAAGAGCCGTGTCGTGTTACTGATTTCG ATTTCAGTTCATGCACTGGAGACAGATTGAAAACCAAATTTTGCAGGGTTCTTAGAACTTGGGGAAAATGCGTGCAACCCTCTCTCGCCATCCAGTGTTGTGCCACTTGTAAGACGTTTTTGAACGTCCGAAGGCATGACAAAATTTCGTAA